TCGGCTCGCGGTTCATCCCGAAGTACATCCAGGTTCTCGGCGGGACGGTCCTCGCGATCGGCCTCTATGGAGCGATGGAGAATCTTCTCGGCGCCCTCTGGGCCCTGCCCGGCGGGATCCTCTCCGACAGGCTTGGGACGAAACGGGCCCTCGCCCTCTTCAACATGATCGCCATCCTCGGCTACGCGATCGTCGTGCTCGTTCCGGTATGGCCCGCGGTTCTTGTCGCCGCGATCTTCTTCCTAGCGTGGTCCGCGATCTCCCTTCCGGCCACGATGAGCGTCGTCGTCAATGCCCTGCCGAGGACCAAGCGCGCGATGGGCGTCTCGATGCACTCGCTCATTCGACGCGTCCCGATGGCCCTGGGACCGGTGATCGGAGGCGCGCTGATCGCGGCCCTGGGCCTGGAGCGCGGCGTGCGGGCCTCCTTCGCGATCGCGATCGTTCTCGCGGTGGCGGCGATCGTCCTGCAGCAGAGGATGGTCTCTCCCGAGCCGAAGCCGTACGAGCCGATCCACCCGATCGCCCTTCTCAAGAGGTTCGATCCCGGGCTGCGGCGCCTGCTCGTCTCGGACATACTGATCCGCTTCTGCGAGCAGATCCCCTATGCCTTCGTGATCATCTGGGTCATGGACGTGGCGGGCAAATCGGCGCAGCAGTTCGGCTGGCTGAGCGCGGTCGAGATGGCGACGGCCGCGCTGATCTACATCCCCGTGGCGCACTTCTCCGACAGGGCGGAGAGGAAACCGTTCG
The DNA window shown above is from Candidatus Eisenbacteria bacterium and carries:
- a CDS encoding MFS transporter → MVVFIGLGERIGSRFIPKYIQVLGGTVLAIGLYGAMENLLGALWALPGGILSDRLGTKRALALFNMIAILGYAIVVLVPVWPAVLVAAIFFLAWSAISLPATMSVVVNALPRTKRAMGVSMHSLIRRVPMALGPVIGGALIAALGLERGVRASFAIAIVLAVAAIVLQQRMVSPEPKPYEPIHPIALLKRFDPGLRRLLVSDILIRFCEQIPYAFVIIWVMDVAGKSAQQFGWLSAVEMATAALIYIPVAHFSDRAERKPFVVVTFVFFTLFPAALYFARGTAALAAVFILRGLKEFGEPTRKALIVDLAESGLEGRTVGAYYLVRDLVVCVAALAGGVLWSIGPAWNLWVAFACGVAGTLYFALFGRGVAREAGAP